From Candidatus Pantoea bituminis, one genomic window encodes:
- a CDS encoding site-specific integrase: MNTTPWNKSRIIGQKRPLQISHVWGIRIRLELEEKVRDLALFNMALDSKLRASDLVKLKVSDVAYGHAVSGRATVLQQKTGSPVQFELTKGTREAVAAWIKVAHLRSTDYLFQSRVGSYRHISTRQYNRIFHGWIEKLGLDASLYSTHSMRRTKPYLIYKKTKNLRVIQLLLGHKKLESTVRYLGIEVDDALEISESIEV; this comes from the coding sequence ATGAATACGACACCCTGGAACAAAAGCCGTATTATCGGCCAAAAACGACCGCTTCAGATATCTCATGTCTGGGGAATTCGTATCAGACTTGAGCTGGAAGAAAAAGTACGCGATTTGGCTCTGTTTAACATGGCTCTGGACAGTAAGCTTCGGGCCAGTGATCTGGTGAAGTTGAAAGTATCTGACGTGGCATATGGCCATGCGGTTTCGGGTCGAGCGACTGTGCTGCAGCAAAAGACAGGTAGTCCTGTTCAGTTTGAACTGACTAAAGGAACCAGAGAGGCAGTAGCAGCATGGATCAAGGTGGCTCACCTGCGTAGCACTGACTATCTTTTCCAGTCTCGTGTCGGTTCTTACCGGCATATCTCAACCAGACAATACAACCGTATATTCCATGGATGGATTGAAAAGCTCGGTCTTGATGCTTCATTGTACAGTACGCATTCTATGCGGAGGACCAAACCATATCTGATCTACAAAAAAACTAAGAACCTGCGGGTGATTCAGTTACTGTTAGGACACAAAAAACTCGAAAGCACGGTCCGCTATCTGGGTATTGAAGTCGATGATGCTCTGGAGATATCTGAGTCCATTGAGGTCTGA
- a CDS encoding DUF2591 family protein, whose protein sequence is MQTKAVKTVDLEGPALDWAVAKAAGRLDGVKIIIGSPPLILLDGNNWSPSTDGRQGVVLIETFSIMIDKNFEDFSTTEEPWFATTDYFWATGATVLTALCRAIVKRKLGETVEVPAVLISNKREC, encoded by the coding sequence ATGCAGACTAAAGCAGTTAAAACAGTAGATTTAGAAGGACCCGCTCTTGACTGGGCTGTAGCAAAAGCCGCTGGTCGACTTGATGGAGTGAAAATAATCATTGGCTCGCCGCCCTTGATCCTTCTGGACGGGAATAACTGGTCACCTTCGACAGACGGGAGACAGGGCGTGGTGTTGATTGAAACTTTCAGCATTATGATCGATAAAAACTTTGAGGATTTTTCGACGACTGAAGAGCCCTGGTTCGCAACGACCGATTACTTTTGGGCCACTGGGGCGACTGTACTGACGGCACTGTGCCGGGCTATTGTAAAGCGTAAATTAGGCGAAACGGTGGAAGTACCAGCTGTTCTCATCAGTAACAAACGTGAATGTTGA
- a CDS encoding GNAT family N-acetyltransferase, with protein MTAQQAPRLETERLILKQFTLDEFPTLMACWSTPEMAKINGGENPTAEMVWTRLLRYIGHWHALGYGYWAVSEKTTGRYAGSFGFQDAHRDITPELKYPEAGWTLIPEVRGKGYASEALAAVLLWADQTFSSPVCCIIDEENKRSNYLAERFGFQFQDYVNYRGKQVRMLIRQ; from the coding sequence ATGACTGCTCAGCAAGCACCTCGACTTGAAACAGAACGACTGATTTTAAAGCAATTTACGCTCGACGAGTTTCCAACGCTTATGGCGTGCTGGAGCACTCCTGAAATGGCTAAAATTAATGGCGGTGAGAATCCAACAGCAGAAATGGTTTGGACCCGCTTATTACGTTATATCGGGCACTGGCACGCGTTAGGGTATGGCTATTGGGCAGTGTCTGAGAAAACAACAGGTCGTTATGCTGGTTCGTTTGGTTTCCAGGATGCTCATCGTGATATCACACCTGAGTTAAAATACCCTGAAGCTGGATGGACGTTGATTCCTGAGGTTCGTGGCAAAGGTTATGCGTCTGAAGCACTGGCCGCAGTTTTACTATGGGCCGACCAGACATTTTCCTCCCCAGTGTGTTGTATCATTGACGAAGAAAATAAACGTTCAAATTATCTGGCTGAGCGTTTTGGTTTCCAGTTTCAAGATTATGTTAACTATCGCGGCAAACAGGTACGCATGCTTATACGCCAGTAA
- a CDS encoding LacI family DNA-binding transcriptional regulator, whose protein sequence is MPVQDKKRAKLIDVARLAGVSPGTVSNALHNTRFVEPETRQRIEQAIQALNYTPNIRARQLRTGKTNTIALLSSLPLSIASGASKLGFMMEVALTAAIMALEKQHALILVPPGKNPLDTVTFDAAILLEPAENDPQLLALEQAGIPCVTIGRTPGTTTPVPWVDLHSATTADLLLTHLAAEGASQCALFVGNIRRTSTLETEATYRLWCEGRQTPVIYYLDEEQGETAGYQATHQLLQDNPEVDGVLILVDTFASGAIRAFHETATGIPQRMRLVTRYDGIRARESQPPLTALNLHLDEVARQAITLLFDVLAGHHVLSSAGQRPELIIRASTRT, encoded by the coding sequence ATGCCAGTACAAGATAAAAAACGCGCAAAGTTGATTGATGTTGCACGCCTGGCCGGCGTTTCCCCGGGTACGGTATCCAATGCGCTTCATAACACCCGTTTTGTTGAACCTGAGACAAGACAACGTATTGAACAGGCGATCCAGGCGCTGAACTACACACCGAATATTCGCGCCCGCCAGCTGCGTACCGGAAAAACCAATACGATTGCGCTGCTCTCATCGTTACCGCTGTCTATTGCTTCCGGGGCGTCAAAACTGGGCTTTATGATGGAGGTTGCACTCACCGCGGCGATTATGGCGTTGGAAAAACAGCACGCGCTGATACTTGTGCCGCCAGGCAAGAACCCGCTGGATACCGTAACTTTCGATGCCGCTATTCTGCTTGAACCCGCTGAAAACGATCCGCAGCTGCTGGCGCTGGAACAGGCGGGGATCCCTTGTGTCACCATTGGCCGTACGCCGGGAACAACCACGCCAGTGCCTTGGGTTGATCTGCATTCCGCGACGACGGCTGATTTATTGCTAACGCACCTGGCGGCGGAAGGCGCGAGTCAATGCGCGCTGTTTGTCGGCAACATACGCCGCACCTCCACGCTGGAGACGGAAGCCACCTATCGCCTCTGGTGCGAAGGACGGCAGACGCCGGTGATTTATTACCTTGATGAAGAGCAGGGCGAAACTGCCGGTTATCAGGCTACGCACCAGTTGCTGCAGGATAATCCCGAGGTGGATGGCGTACTGATTCTGGTTGATACCTTTGCCAGCGGAGCCATCCGCGCCTTTCATGAAACAGCAACGGGGATACCGCAAAGGATGCGGTTAGTGACTCGCTATGATGGCATTCGGGCACGAGAATCCCAGCCACCGCTAACGGCATTGAACCTGCACCTTGATGAGGTCGCCCGTCAGGCCATTACGCTGCTGTTTGACGTTTTGGCGGGGCATCACGTTCTCAGTAGTGCTGGACAGAGGCCCGAACTGATAATAAGAGCCTCAACCCGAACGTGA
- a CDS encoding Bor family protein has product MNKLCVAALLALSLTGCAQQTFVMKQNQVGAATKTTSQPFFVSGIGQRKSIDAAQVCGGQEKVSRVEVQQTFVNGLLSVVTFGIYTPREARVYCAI; this is encoded by the coding sequence ATGAACAAGCTTTGTGTTGCGGCGTTGTTGGCTCTGAGTTTAACCGGCTGTGCGCAGCAGACTTTCGTAATGAAACAGAATCAAGTTGGCGCGGCGACGAAAACCACTAGCCAGCCGTTCTTTGTTTCAGGTATCGGTCAGCGTAAGAGCATTGATGCGGCGCAGGTGTGCGGCGGCCAGGAAAAAGTTAGTCGGGTTGAAGTGCAGCAGACGTTTGTTAATGGCTTACTGAGCGTGGTGACGTTTGGTATCTACACGCCACGTGAAGCGCGCGTTTATTGCGCCATCTGA
- a CDS encoding DUF2913 family protein: MIPHYEKRPIAELAHFAWCLLVAIKLAKFDGLASTKTNEHLFIMRWLGNAQKRKLFPKSVAPDIIWLQGMGKKYSYSANLRSKVEYIWHSSTGAIKEKMTCFV; the protein is encoded by the coding sequence TTGATCCCGCATTACGAAAAACGACCTATCGCAGAACTGGCCCATTTCGCCTGGTGCTTGCTTGTAGCCATAAAGCTCGCAAAGTTCGACGGACTGGCTTCTACAAAAACAAACGAACACCTGTTCATTATGCGCTGGCTTGGAAATGCTCAGAAACGTAAGCTTTTCCCTAAGTCAGTGGCTCCTGACATCATATGGCTGCAGGGGATGGGGAAAAAGTACAGCTATTCCGCTAACCTCAGGAGTAAGGTGGAATACATCTGGCATTCCTCAACCGGTGCTATAAAGGAAAAAATGACCTGTTTCGTCTGA
- a CDS encoding DUF4236 domain-containing protein: MGFRFRKSISIIPGVRVNLSNSGASMSVGPRGASVSFGKRGTYANLGLPGTGLSYRTRLDRASAASRQRSAGRQEDPRLRAELEREVEQLNDAVEEIIDIHLLTPDPRSGHTFDELEAHYRELMLRPYSVPAPVRPQKPFPLPEPEQPGENQGSGFIGRLFESAAAKQERLNQNQQRWRREVEDWQRENDLALKRYQELRQRWAEQYADWQHESAHHQKQLELAGSSISSQFARDTYYFESLLAEVIQAADWPRETLVSFQVKPASSEILIDVDLPEAEDMPTSSVRVNARGTEIIEKELSQKAVRERYARHIHGILLRLTGMAFCALPFETVKISGFTQRISKQTGHLDDEYILSARINRSAFERLNFFSLEDVDPVAAFDRFDLQRKMSATFIFQPVTPFA, translated from the coding sequence ATGGGATTCAGGTTCAGAAAATCGATAAGCATCATACCGGGAGTCCGGGTTAATCTCAGCAACAGCGGCGCAAGCATGAGCGTTGGTCCACGCGGTGCTTCTGTGTCGTTCGGAAAGCGTGGCACTTATGCCAATCTCGGACTACCCGGCACGGGGCTGAGTTACCGGACGCGCCTTGACCGTGCCAGCGCCGCCAGCAGGCAACGCAGTGCGGGCAGGCAGGAAGACCCGCGTCTGCGTGCTGAGCTTGAACGTGAAGTTGAGCAGTTGAATGACGCTGTTGAAGAAATTATAGATATACATCTGCTTACGCCAGATCCCCGCTCCGGGCATACCTTCGACGAGCTTGAAGCACATTACCGAGAGCTTATGCTCCGTCCGTACAGTGTCCCCGCTCCCGTTCGCCCCCAGAAGCCCTTCCCTTTGCCTGAGCCGGAACAACCGGGCGAAAATCAGGGTTCAGGTTTTATTGGCCGCTTGTTTGAATCTGCCGCAGCTAAACAGGAGCGACTTAATCAGAACCAGCAACGCTGGCGTCGTGAAGTTGAAGACTGGCAGCGGGAAAATGATCTGGCTCTGAAACGATATCAGGAGCTGCGCCAGAGATGGGCGGAACAGTATGCCGACTGGCAGCACGAATCCGCACACCATCAGAAGCAGCTAGAGCTCGCTGGCAGCAGCATCTCATCGCAGTTTGCCCGTGACACTTATTATTTTGAATCGCTTCTGGCTGAAGTCATACAGGCAGCTGACTGGCCTCGGGAGACGCTGGTTTCCTTCCAGGTAAAACCCGCCAGCTCTGAAATTCTTATCGACGTTGATTTACCGGAAGCCGAGGATATGCCGACTTCATCTGTACGTGTAAATGCCAGAGGAACAGAAATCATAGAAAAGGAGCTTTCGCAGAAGGCTGTACGCGAGCGGTATGCACGGCATATTCACGGAATACTTTTGCGCCTGACCGGAATGGCTTTTTGTGCCCTGCCTTTTGAGACAGTGAAAATCAGCGGATTCACGCAGCGCATCAGTAAGCAGACGGGGCATCTGGACGATGAGTACATCCTTTCAGCGCGTATCAACCGGAGTGCCTTTGAAAGGCTGAATTTCTTCAGCCTCGAAGATGTTGACCCGGTTGCAGCCTTTGACCGCTTTGACCTGCAGCGTAAAATGAGTGCGACGTTTATTTTTCAACCCGTCACGCCTTTTGCCTGA
- a CDS encoding FAD binding domain-containing protein, whose amino-acid sequence MKAFTYERVKTPVEAAASALQHSGAKFIAGGTNLLDLMKLEIEAPSHLIDVNGLELDKIEATQEGGLRIGALVRNTDLAADSRVRRDYGVLSRALLAGASGQLRNQATTAGNLLQRTRCPYFYDTNQPCNKRLPGSGCAALDGFSRQHAVVGASDDCIATHPSDMAVAMRLLDAVVETVSPDGSERTIPIADFYRAPGNTPHLETVLHPGELIIAVTLPPPLGGTHIYRKVRDRASYAFALVSVAAVIFPDKSGRVALGGVAHKPWRLEDADKEIIHGAQPVCDRLFASAQPTAENEYKITLAKRTLASVLAEARG is encoded by the coding sequence ATGAAAGCTTTTACCTATGAACGGGTAAAAACCCCCGTTGAGGCAGCTGCCAGTGCGCTGCAACATTCAGGGGCTAAATTCATTGCGGGCGGAACCAATTTGCTCGACCTGATGAAGCTTGAAATCGAAGCGCCATCCCATCTGATTGATGTTAACGGCCTTGAACTGGATAAAATCGAAGCGACTCAGGAAGGTGGGCTACGCATTGGTGCGCTGGTTCGTAACACCGATTTAGCCGCAGACTCTCGAGTTCGACGCGATTACGGCGTGTTATCGCGCGCTTTGTTAGCAGGCGCCTCTGGGCAGTTGCGCAATCAGGCGACAACAGCAGGTAATCTGCTTCAACGTACTCGTTGTCCTTACTTCTATGACACCAATCAGCCCTGCAATAAACGACTACCGGGTAGCGGATGCGCTGCACTTGATGGCTTCAGTCGTCAACATGCTGTCGTAGGTGCAAGCGATGATTGTATCGCCACCCATCCCAGCGACATGGCCGTCGCTATGCGTCTGTTGGATGCAGTCGTGGAAACCGTCAGCCCGGATGGGAGTGAACGCACTATTCCCATTGCTGATTTTTATCGTGCGCCGGGAAACACTCCTCATCTGGAAACTGTCTTGCATCCCGGGGAGCTTATTATTGCGGTCACCCTTCCCCCACCGCTGGGTGGAACGCATATTTATCGTAAAGTGCGCGATCGCGCCTCTTATGCGTTTGCTCTGGTGTCAGTCGCCGCCGTCATATTTCCTGATAAGTCAGGCCGCGTTGCGCTTGGCGGCGTTGCCCATAAACCGTGGCGGTTAGAGGACGCGGATAAAGAAATTATTCATGGCGCTCAACCGGTATGCGATCGGCTCTTCGCCAGCGCGCAACCCACCGCTGAAAACGAATATAAGATCACTCTGGCGAAGCGTACGCTCGCGTCGGTACTGGCGGAAGCGAGAGGATAA
- a CDS encoding glycoside hydrolase, producing the protein MFDFYALLVLAEEWEPGLSETAINSLHQAGLSRLRLGTDNWTAAFMNPQVVKLAKGAGYLVASYDSYDTGIPQGLNDSWLTAQLPSEITEKCHIIYRG; encoded by the coding sequence TTGTTTGATTTTTACGCTCTTCTTGTGCTGGCTGAAGAGTGGGAGCCAGGCTTGTCTGAAACGGCCATTAATTCATTGCATCAGGCTGGATTATCACGCTTGCGGCTGGGAACAGATAACTGGACCGCTGCTTTCATGAACCCGCAAGTAGTAAAGCTGGCAAAAGGGGCAGGATATCTGGTTGCCAGTTACGACTCCTATGATACTGGCATTCCTCAGGGCCTAAATGACAGCTGGCTCACGGCTCAGTTACCCAGCGAGATAACGGAAAAATGCCATATCATTTACAGAGGATGA
- a CDS encoding acyltransferase: MKVIESGIRDVKQGENVKVVMPVNIYECELGDDVFVGPFVEIQKGCVIGDRTRVQSHTFICENVTLGKDCFIGHGVTFANDLFKNGGPDASAESWIHIVLGNAVTVGSGATILTTDICSGAVIGAGSVVTKPLLVKGVYAGNPARLLREL; this comes from the coding sequence ATGAAGGTTATTGAAAGTGGCATTCGTGACGTAAAACAAGGTGAAAATGTGAAAGTAGTCATGCCGGTAAACATCTATGAGTGTGAACTGGGCGATGATGTTTTCGTAGGGCCATTTGTAGAGATACAAAAGGGATGCGTTATAGGCGACAGAACCCGAGTGCAGTCTCACACCTTTATCTGTGAGAACGTTACCTTGGGTAAAGACTGTTTTATAGGCCATGGCGTAACCTTTGCTAACGACCTGTTCAAGAATGGCGGCCCTGATGCTTCTGCAGAAAGCTGGATACATATCGTATTAGGTAACGCGGTAACAGTGGGTAGTGGAGCAACAATTTTAACAACGGACATTTGCAGTGGTGCGGTGATTGGTGCAGGCAGTGTGGTTACAAAGCCTTTACTGGTGAAAGGAGTGTATGCTGGCAATCCCGCCAGACTGTTGAGAGAACTCTAA
- a CDS encoding HNH endonuclease signature motif containing protein, with the protein MGLNPSTGNEKKIVIFDQLKFVGISDTKSLHFNEGKPSGQGKTYVTVADKHETDESQFPEDPQTFREGSEIIGISRPDQSLFAKAVRKNCKNRCVITGSTMQWRTEAAHLIPYRDKGIPDVTNGLLMRRDIHALFDQGHCAINPENMTMFFSLESRQQDEDLNAFHATPIGMDKLGKPVNEKFLMPRWKAFLNKHGTRSL; encoded by the coding sequence TTGGGGCTCAATCCTTCCACTGGCAATGAAAAGAAAATAGTAATTTTCGATCAACTGAAATTCGTCGGTATTTCAGACACGAAATCTCTTCACTTTAATGAAGGTAAACCCAGCGGGCAGGGGAAAACGTATGTAACTGTTGCGGATAAACATGAAACTGATGAATCACAGTTCCCTGAAGACCCTCAAACTTTCCGTGAAGGTTCCGAGATTATCGGCATATCACGCCCGGACCAGTCCCTGTTTGCTAAAGCGGTCAGAAAAAACTGTAAAAATCGCTGCGTGATAACGGGTTCCACTATGCAATGGCGTACTGAAGCCGCTCATCTGATTCCATATCGTGATAAAGGCATTCCTGATGTCACTAACGGCTTGTTAATGCGCAGGGATATACATGCTCTGTTTGATCAAGGACATTGCGCTATTAATCCTGAAAATATGACCATGTTCTTCAGTCTTGAATCACGTCAGCAGGATGAGGATCTGAATGCTTTTCATGCGACCCCTATAGGAATGGATAAACTGGGAAAGCCGGTTAATGAAAAATTTCTTATGCCACGCTGGAAAGCATTTTTGAATAAACATGGCACCAGGTCACTGTGA
- a CDS encoding uracil-xanthine permease family protein: protein MPLPDSAAPDNEALPWQTKLLLAIQHVMVVAATPITAVFLIANALHFTDAITLSVLSATFLMCGLGAILQSLGIGSFGARLPFIMVPGGAPIAIFIAIALQTTIQTAIGAVILTSLFYFIALPVFRRFLHHFPPFIIGIMLLLVSVNLIRLYGGLITTHAANAQFAPSTNIVLALGTILITLVFALVFTGILRQLSVMFGLLAGTLLGVLLGVTDFSGVSHGPLLSVPQFFPFGWPVFNISASLPLLIYAVISMAEATGQTIATAEIVNSTQNVHKTIPRTIRGDAIMSLLGGIFGTSLIITSGENIGVVRTTNVKSRHVTAIAGLLLILIAVFSPLVRLAAGLPGPVVCGTAVIVFSIIGVIGIEMISRESLHMPGKTYALASGLAMGMLPILVPGLYQNLPSAVQMVLGNGMAAGTLTAIIVNSLFLMSEKRTVARVNR, encoded by the coding sequence ATGCCGCTACCTGATTCCGCAGCACCGGATAATGAAGCCTTGCCCTGGCAAACTAAGCTGTTGCTGGCGATTCAGCATGTAATGGTTGTCGCAGCCACACCGATCACCGCGGTTTTCCTGATTGCTAATGCACTCCATTTCACTGATGCGATCACCCTCTCGGTACTGAGCGCGACGTTTTTGATGTGCGGCTTGGGTGCAATCTTACAAAGCCTTGGCATCGGAAGTTTCGGCGCACGGCTGCCGTTTATCATGGTTCCCGGCGGTGCTCCAATAGCGATTTTCATTGCGATCGCTTTGCAAACCACTATCCAGACGGCAATTGGCGCAGTGATATTAACTTCGCTGTTTTACTTTATCGCCCTGCCCGTTTTCCGCCGCTTCCTGCACCATTTTCCACCGTTTATCATTGGTATTATGTTGCTGCTGGTCTCCGTTAACTTGATACGTCTGTATGGCGGGCTCATTACTACGCATGCAGCCAATGCTCAATTTGCACCGTCAACCAACATTGTGTTGGCGCTGGGTACTATCCTGATCACGCTGGTTTTTGCGCTTGTCTTTACCGGTATTCTGCGTCAGCTTTCAGTGATGTTTGGCCTACTGGCGGGAACATTGCTCGGCGTCCTGCTCGGCGTGACTGACTTTAGCGGTGTCAGCCACGGCCCGCTGCTAAGCGTACCGCAGTTTTTCCCGTTCGGCTGGCCGGTATTTAATATCTCAGCCTCGCTGCCTTTACTTATTTACGCCGTTATCTCTATGGCTGAAGCAACCGGGCAAACGATTGCGACAGCTGAGATCGTTAATTCTACTCAAAACGTCCATAAAACAATCCCACGGACTATTCGTGGAGATGCCATCATGTCGCTGCTTGGCGGGATTTTCGGAACCTCTCTTATTATCACTTCCGGCGAGAATATCGGCGTTGTGCGTACAACCAACGTAAAATCACGCCACGTCACAGCGATAGCTGGCCTACTGTTGATCCTGATTGCCGTGTTTTCGCCTCTGGTACGCCTTGCAGCCGGCTTGCCCGGCCCGGTTGTTTGCGGCACGGCTGTCATTGTCTTCAGCATAATTGGGGTGATCGGAATCGAAATGATTTCCCGTGAATCGCTGCACATGCCGGGGAAAACCTATGCATTAGCCAGCGGGTTGGCCATGGGAATGTTGCCGATCCTTGTCCCTGGCCTTTATCAGAATTTACCCTCAGCCGTACAGATGGTTCTGGGTAACGGCATGGCTGCCGGAACCCTGACCGCAATCATCGTAAATTCGCTGTTTTTAATGAGCGAAAAACGGACTGTAGCAAGGGTAAATCGGTGA
- a CDS encoding N-acyl homoserine lactonase family protein: protein MRLYMLYLGTMQPGNIPVPGYLIQTNEGINILVDTGWPRSFVDTPANPPGLTVEIRPEDTVEARLEAIGVNPADIRYLICTHLDEDHSGNHDLFSNAELIIQKEHYELARNGHPRFNANRDSWGHPSLRYRLIEGDYELLPGIVLLETSGHVPGHQSLLVRLSETGTVLLAADAVMHHSMANAGTRQMFVTDMEDEPGIRRSTQKIADLAESENAAFVVYGHDTEQWASLRLSPAFYE, encoded by the coding sequence ATGCGCCTTTATATGCTTTATCTGGGTACGATGCAGCCGGGTAACATTCCTGTGCCAGGATATTTAATTCAGACAAACGAAGGAATAAATATCCTTGTAGATACCGGCTGGCCTCGTTCCTTTGTAGATACGCCTGCAAATCCGCCCGGTCTGACAGTTGAAATCAGACCCGAAGATACAGTTGAAGCTCGTCTTGAGGCTATCGGCGTGAATCCAGCCGATATCAGATACCTCATATGCACTCATCTTGATGAAGACCATTCCGGCAATCATGATTTATTCAGCAATGCGGAGCTCATCATTCAGAAAGAACATTACGAACTGGCCAGAAACGGGCATCCCCGCTTCAACGCAAATCGGGATTCATGGGGCCATCCGTCACTCCGGTATCGCCTGATTGAAGGTGATTATGAGCTTTTACCGGGCATCGTACTGCTTGAAACCAGTGGGCATGTTCCTGGTCACCAGTCTCTTTTAGTGCGGCTTTCTGAAACAGGAACCGTTTTGCTTGCCGCTGACGCTGTTATGCATCACTCAATGGCAAATGCGGGTACACGCCAGATGTTTGTCACCGATATGGAGGATGAACCGGGTATCAGGCGGAGTACGCAAAAAATTGCAGACCTGGCTGAAAGCGAGAATGCGGCGTTCGTTGTTTACGGGCATGACACTGAGCAGTGGGCTTCGTTACGTCTTTCGCCGGCTTTTTATGAATAA
- a CDS encoding Ltp family lipoprotein: MDSLNIDWNQEAVKSAKEYLSMTGFSCKGLIEQLSSSAGDKYTVDQATYGAKQAGGC, from the coding sequence GTGGACAGCCTGAATATTGATTGGAACCAGGAGGCGGTGAAATCTGCGAAGGAGTATCTCAGTATGACGGGCTTCTCATGCAAAGGCCTCATTGAGCAACTTTCCTCAAGTGCCGGAGATAAATACACCGTTGACCAAGCAACATACGGGGCAAAACAGGCAGGTGGCTGCTAA
- a CDS encoding aryl-sulfate sulfotransferase, which translates to MAYSNQDPSFTLGRRPTGLTFADKAKSFGGYTLFAPQTADGRVYLIDDEGDVAHQWQLPVRAGRDAVLLPNGNLGYNGSHRNSAQLYPAWDLWHGGDFYEVTPDNEVVWHYEDIFHHHDAQWLANGNLLYTTAAPLPAEIAARVTGGDPRRDAPDGIIQSDIVKEVTREGKVVWEWRAWEHLAPEDFPVHDIFDRRHWPMINGLSVTRDGLVLMSLRTTSGVIAVAKESGKVVWHAGPDVVAQQHTPVEMENGSILVFDNGNLRPGVTSPHSTILEFDPQTKAITWQYRDIFPPAFFSPYMGSAQRLANGNTFICESAFGRLFEVTPQGETVWEYIIPHFNEYPEHLSNGVIPGKHNSTFRAHRYSADAIPWLK; encoded by the coding sequence GTGGCATACTCAAATCAGGATCCCTCTTTTACGCTCGGACGCCGTCCAACCGGACTGACTTTCGCGGATAAAGCAAAAAGCTTTGGCGGTTATACTCTTTTCGCCCCACAAACAGCAGACGGTCGAGTCTATCTGATCGATGACGAAGGAGACGTTGCGCATCAGTGGCAATTACCGGTCCGTGCCGGACGGGATGCTGTTCTGCTTCCTAACGGCAATCTGGGTTATAACGGGAGCCACCGTAACTCAGCGCAACTCTACCCGGCGTGGGATCTCTGGCACGGCGGTGATTTCTATGAAGTCACACCAGATAACGAAGTGGTGTGGCATTACGAAGATATTTTTCACCATCATGATGCGCAATGGCTGGCGAACGGTAATCTGCTGTATACCACGGCAGCCCCATTACCCGCAGAGATAGCGGCACGCGTGACAGGCGGCGATCCGCGTCGCGATGCACCCGACGGCATCATTCAGAGCGATATCGTAAAAGAGGTCACTCGAGAGGGAAAAGTCGTCTGGGAATGGCGTGCCTGGGAGCATCTGGCGCCGGAGGATTTCCCGGTCCATGACATTTTTGACCGCCGCCACTGGCCGATGATTAACGGTTTGTCTGTTACCCGAGATGGCCTTGTGCTGATGAGTCTGCGCACAACCTCTGGCGTCATTGCGGTGGCGAAAGAGAGCGGTAAGGTTGTCTGGCACGCCGGCCCGGACGTTGTCGCTCAACAGCATACCCCGGTTGAGATGGAGAATGGCTCGATTCTGGTTTTTGATAACGGCAATCTGCGCCCAGGAGTGACCTCACCGCACTCGACGATACTGGAGTTTGATCCCCAGACTAAAGCCATCACATGGCAGTATCGCGACATTTTTCCGCCCGCTTTTTTCTCGCCCTATATGGGAAGCGCGCAGCGACTGGCGAATGGCAATACGTTTATCTGTGAGTCAGCATTTGGCCGCCTGTTTGAAGTGACGCCGCAGGGTGAAACGGTGTGGGAATACATCATCCCGCATTTCAATGAATACCCGGAACATCTCAGTAACGGTGTTATCCCCGGCAAGCATAACAGCACGTTTCGCGCGCATCGCTATAGCGCAGATGCCATTCCGTGGCTGAAATAA